The sequence below is a genomic window from Thalassomonas haliotis.
GTAAAAGAACAAAAAACTATCCTTGAAACCCTGTTTCAATATCAGAATGTGATCAAGCAAAAGCAGGCGGATGCCGGAGTTGTCAAAGCCAATACCCGCAAACTGATGCGCGAACGGCTTAAACTGCCGCCGGGACGGGCAATAGCCCAAGGCAAAAATAGTGGCAAGAAAGCGCCGCACCTGGGCATGAAACCGTCAAAGTATTCGCTTGGCGTGGCAGATATAGACAGCTCAAAACAGTACCTGACAGCGGGTTTTAGAATGACCTATTTTGATGACTTGTCTTCTTCGGTTGCCCGAAACCCATATGCCAACCTGGAAATGCTTGATTTTGAATTTATAAGCGATGAAAAGAAAACCCGCCTGCTTAGGCTGGACTTACTCGACCTCGACGCTTTACATACCCCGGGTGTGCCCTGGCGCGGTGAAACCCCCTATGCCTGGTCGGTTCGCGCCGGATATGAAGCTTTCAATAATGCCTGTCTCGATTGCGGTATCTATTTTGTTGAAGGCGATATCGGAAAATCATATCGCTTTGGCGAAAACAGTCTTGCCTACGGCATGCTGGGGGGCAAGGTTTTTGCCGGTCACCGGGATGATGTCACGGTGACCGGCAAACTTGGGCTGTTAACCTCCTTAGGCGGCAAGGCAAAAATGAAACTTGAGTTGCAGCAAGCGGCGCGGCTTAATTTGAGTCAATCATACCGCCACCGCTTTTATGGGGAAATAAATTACCAGTTTGCTCCCGACTGGGAAGTGAGGTTTTTGTTGACAAGCAGTGCCGCTACCCTGATAGGGTTAAAAATGAATTATTATTGGGGCTTTTAAGGAGTGCGGGCTTAATAACTGCCGACAGTGCGGCGAAGAAAAGGCGGGCAATGACATCACTTGCCATTGCCCGCGAGTTTAGCCGAATTCAGCTGGTATCAGCGCTGTTTAGCTAACGGTTTATTTAAACAAATCGGTGATCTTGTCTTTTATCTTATCTGTGATCTTATCTTTAATCTTTTGTTTTTGCTCTTCTTTTGCTGCCTTGCTGATTTTCTTCAATACCTGCCTGATAATTTCCCCCCCCAGCTGGCTTGCCGGTAAGCCCTGCTCGCCGCCGACCTTGGTCAGGTTAATTTCAGGTAAGGTAACCTGATGGGCTTTATTGCCAAGCTGGCTCAGATCTACCGTCAGGGCAACTCCGGCAACAATAATTTTCTCTACCCTGACTTTTGGCTCCGGCTGCTTTTCTTGTGCCGGCTCTTCACTGGCAGGCTTTGACGGTTTATCCGATTTCGGCAGGTTACGCTCCAGCGCATCTAGGATTTCGTTATAGTTGGAGCTACCGGCTTTGGATATTTCGACAAAGGCCCGGGGAGCAATTATACGGATTTCATCAATAACAATCGGCTCTTCGGTCAGGCTTTTAATATTGATATCTAAGGTAACATCTTCCATGGAGAAGGCGTTTTTCTGCTGGTAGTTCGCAGGGTTGGCTAAGGTCAGCCCTTTGATGCTGCCGGCCCCCTGAGTCAGCTTGATATCCACCTGGCCAACCGTGACTTGTTGTTCGGTATAAGCCGAGCCTTGCTGCTCTATTTGTTCTTTGACAAAGAGGTTGAGGGAGCCGCTGGCAAAATACCAGAGGGCGCCGCCACAAATTAATAAAATGATAATTGCTATGCTTGCTAGTTTATTCACTGTCACCGCCTGTTTAAATGTATCGATGAAATGATTATATCTTAATTATCACCGGGTTATATTTATTTTACTTTATTGAAGGAAATTTCTGTGTTTTTCAGCC
It includes:
- a CDS encoding AsmA family protein translates to MNKLASIAIIILLICGGALWYFASGSLNLFVKEQIEQQGSAYTEQQVTVGQVDIKLTQGAGSIKGLTLANPANYQQKNAFSMEDVTLDINIKSLTEEPIVIDEIRIIAPRAFVEISKAGSSNYNEILDALERNLPKSDKPSKPASEEPAQEKQPEPKVRVEKIIVAGVALTVDLSQLGNKAHQVTLPEINLTKVGGEQGLPASQLGGEIIRQVLKKISKAAKEEQKQKIKDKITDKIKDKITDLFK